The following are encoded together in the Triticum dicoccoides isolate Atlit2015 ecotype Zavitan chromosome 6B, WEW_v2.0, whole genome shotgun sequence genome:
- the LOC119325428 gene encoding probable protein phosphatase 2C 21 — translation MGQGPSVSHENSTIEYAAGSRKGSNSKVENAHRTILDLDGSSSTSFFGVYDGHGGADVALYCANNFHRVLVNDGDYKDNLDVALKRAFTRMDEQMDQNDDWRTLANPPGVGVKLLCFPSTPPRVQGPPYVEGSTACVVLIRGNQIIIGNVGDSCCVLSRDDGRQAIVLSTKHTPEDKDERSSIENAGGQILSVGGADLVNGILPWTRAIGSFRFKPPSAGHIVTCTPDIHIEDITHDTEYLLVVNCAFWDTTPISSEMAVQYVRQLSGTYSVASMCDRLLNLCRSPVDNLTLILVYFKPSARLPRPAPPAPTNLSVSELHVRSSD, via the exons ATGGGTCAAGGTCCTTCCGTGAGCCATGAGAATAGCACAATCGAATATGCTGCGGGATCTAGGAAAGGATCAAACTCAAAAGTTGAAAATGCT CATCGCACTATCCTTGACTTAGATGGCTCCAGCTCCACATCATTCTTTGGTGTTTATGATGGCCATGGAG GAGCTGATGTAGCATTGTATTGCGCTAATAACTTCCATAGAGTGCTGGTAAACGATGGAGATTATAAGGATAATTTGGATGTGGCACTGAAGCGTGCGTTTACCAG AATGGATGAGCAAATGGACCAAAATGATGACTGGAGGACATTGGCTAATCCTCCTGGTGTTGGTGTCAAATTGCTATGTTTTCCGAGCACTCCCCCTCGTGTCCAG GGACCTCCATACGTGGAAGGGAGCACGGCATGCGTGGTTCTCATTAGAGGAAACCAGATCATTATTGGGAATGTCGGCGACTCTTGTTGTGTACTCTCAAGGGATGATGGTCGGCAG GCAATTGTCTTGTCGACCAAGCACACGCCAGAAGATAAGGATGAAAGAAGCAGCATCGAAAATGCTGGAGGGCAAATACTCAGCGTTGGTGGTGCCGATCTTGTAAATGGGATACTTCCCTGGACTAGAGCTATTG GTAGCTTTCGTTTCAAGCCACCTTCTGCAGGACATATTGTGACATGCACTCCGGACATTCACATT GAGGATATCACACATGATACTGAGTATCTCCTTGTAGTAAATTGTGCATTCTG GGATACTACTCCTATCTCCAGTGAGATGGCTGTCCAGTATGTGAGGCAGTTATCC GGGACCTATAGTGTTGCTAGCATGTGCGATAGGCTTCTGAACCTTTGCCGCAGTCCGGTGGACAACTTGACGCTGATACTGGTTTACTTCAAGCCGAGTGCCAGGCTCCCACGTCCGGCCCCGCCTGCTCCCACCAACTTGTCCGTGAGCGAGCTGCACGTAAGGAGCTCTGATTGA